The DNA region ACCATCAAGAGATCGGCCTGGCGCGGCGAGAAGCGCGGGAAGCCCGCGCCGAAGCGGTCCATGTCGTAGTGCGAGGCCGCCGCGGACATGTACTCCATGCCGCAGCACGCGGTCACGAACGGATACTGGAATATGGAGTACTTGCGCGCCCAGCCCAAAGCGGCGTCCACCTGCGTGGTGACGAGGTTGCCCTCGGGCAGTTGCTGGATCAGCGAGGGGACGGAAGTCCCCTCGCCCTGACGACCCTCAGGGAATGCTTTGCTCGTCATGGGCGGCATGAGAGACACCCCTTGCGCCAGAAATAGCCCAGCATGAAGACCAGGAGTCCCACGAAGATGGTCACCGCGGCCACGGCGTGGCCGTGCAAAGCGCCGCGATTGAGGGCCCAAGGCAGCAGGAACGCCAAGTCCACGTCGAAGACCACGAACAGGACCGCGAAGCGCCAGTACAAGGCGCTCATCCCCAAGCCCGCCGCTTCCAGCGGAGGCAGCCCCGTTTCATAAGGAAGCTCGGCATCGCCTTCATGCCGCGCCTCAGGGCCCAGCAGCTTGCCCGCATTCGCCAGGAACGCCACGATGGCCGCCACCGCGACGAGATTGAGGACGAAGGCCACGGCGCTCATCAGCGCGCCCCCGCCCACAGCCCGTCGACCAGCCAGGGCATCAAGCCCAGCAGGACCGCGCACACAGCCAGAGCCGTCACCAAGGCGCGCGGCGCCAGGGCTTCAGGCGCGGCCGCGAGCTCGACGACGGGCTCGTCGAAATACATGTCTCGGACCATGCCCAGGTAATAGCCCAAGGACACCAAGGCCCCCAGGCCGGCCAGAAGCAAGGGCGCATAAAGGCCGGCCTTGAAAGCCTCCCAGAAGACCAGGAACTTGGCCGCGAAACCCGCCGTCGGGGGGGTCCCGGCCAA from Elusimicrobiota bacterium includes:
- the ndhC gene encoding NADH-quinone oxidoreductase subunit A → MSAVAFVLNLVAVAAIVAFLANAGKLLGPEARHEGDAELPYETGLPPLEAAGLGMSALYWRFAVLFVVFDVDLAFLLPWALNRGALHGHAVAAVTIFVGLLVFMLGYFWRKGCLSCRP